The Montipora capricornis isolate CH-2021 chromosome 3, ASM3666992v2, whole genome shotgun sequence genome includes the window GATTATCAAGTGCAGGAAGCGGATTCCGACCTCCCAGGGGTTGATAGATTAGTCCATGGGTTTGTTCCACTTGGGGGCTCCATGGGGAAGCAGTTAGAGCGCCTGCCTCGgcatccggagatcccgggttcaagacccattcTGATCACTGATTAAATTCTTaatgacggtgcctactaattaaagatatttttacccCGGTTTATGACTacgcaggaaatgtagatcttaacaagtgttattgaaatccaaaaagaatattgtaggtaaccacgcatttttcaaagataattcacgaataatatctgtaaaaagcttcaaaatacaaagcaaggtatggcgttttttctcaaaattaaagcttaattatctctcaaaattgcatggttaccccccaattttctttttggataccaagagtacttagtGAGATCTACtgtctccggatagttttaaaccgcgcaaaaatatccctgtattggtaagaATCACAgataggaaattcgagtatcttgagatgcgcagaacgtatgcgcaataaaaatagtaggcaccttccttaaGAGCTGTTGTCATTGCCATTTTCTGTTCTGCCGTCTCGGTTATTGTGTTTTATTGGCCATAAGAATCCCCAATGGGGGGTGGTTAATTAAGTATGTAgttatgttgccggtaaaatccgttctcgtGTTGAATCCGTTCTCTCCTAGGTTAAATTAATCattctcattttacctaggtagAATATGCACTcggatgaattgaagaaactttttttggagcctatagctaaattaagcctagagaaaaattagggtcaggtcaGGATTAGTTTAGATTATTTTACGTGGATataattgacttattatacaacagtaatgttcgtcgttgtagtgtaatCAGGTGAGGACACAGGatctggagggtccgagttcAAGTACAAGTAAGTGCATAAAACgattctttgttcccttactatgttgtaatgttgagattgaagaaataagtgaataaatacataaaccgataagatgataccaaacattaagaagatgtgttgagatgcgtaagacagagcttgaggcaacgtataggtgttttcagtccttgTTTGGAGggtgatagctgctttaaaccaGATAGAACGCATATTCAACCTACTAGGTAAAAATGGATTCCACCCGAAGCCCGCTTCACGCTACAGCTATCAGCTAGCAAAGTTTCACTCGTGACTGTTGGCGTAAGCAAGTTCCCCTAGTGTGCGGTGACATTTTGAGCGCTGATGTTCACGCATGCCATCCCCGCCGAAATGTCAACATGTTGAATAAATTTTGGCATGAGTGAACATTTCCTCTAAGTGTGCGCGCGTGAAAAGCTATCACCTTACCATCTTACACCAAGACGCATGCGTAGTATTGGAGATACGACGAATTAATACGGCGGCAAGTAGTGATTTAGTTGCTGAAGCAATGTTGTCCAGAAGACCAAATAAGCACATGCACAATAAGCACACGCACAGGTTTCTTCGTCATTTCTTAGAACTATTTTTCAAGTAATTCTCGATTTTTTATTCGGGGCACCTTACGTTGTAAGGACATGCATGCTCATTCGTCGTATCTCCAATACTACACATGCTTTTTGGTGAAAGATGGTATAGCGATGGCTTGCACGCGTGCAAACTTAGAAGAAATGTTTACTCGTGCCAAAAATTATTCAGCATGTTGAATATTCTGCGTCGATGGTAAGCTTGAACATTAGCGCTCAAAGCGCCATCGCACACTGGGGAACTTGCTTACGCCAACAGTCACGATTGAAACTTTGCACGGCTGAAAACTCGAGTGTGCGGAGGTCTTAAGACCgcatttgaccgacaacatgaATGCTTGTTCCTATATACTAGCAGGATGCCTTAACAATCAGTCACATTGCAAATGAACTCGTATATAAAGGACAAGGATTATGTACAAACCTCCATGCGCTCAATTCCACTGCTTCCATTTGATTTTTCGCAATGAACGGAATAAGAGACAAATGAGAAATATCCAATAAGCTGCCGGCGACACCCAAAATAACATTCAATATTCCAAAGTATATCATCATCCGCCCTTGTCCACTGTCCGAACTTTGACAAAAGTAGAAAGGACCGAAAAATAGCGGGACGAATACTGCTTCCAAAATCGTCGCGCACAAATGCCAAGACTTTCTTTTTCCAAGCTTTCGGGACAGAAATGGAACTCGAATTCTGTCCACCAAGATCGCACAAACGGGCGACGCGACAGCGTGAACCAGCTGTTTTTCAAGAATCAACCAGCCGGAAATTTTTGGAGAGAGACCAAGCACTTTCATAAAGAAGACGAGacggaaagaaaagaaaagttgtcGAGTGATGTCATTAATGGCGTGGCCCAATCCACAAGCAAAACGTTGAAAGAAGGGTGTGCGAGACTCTCCCTGTGGCTCCCTTAAATCATAAGATCTATGTCGCGGATACAGTGCATTCATTGTGAAAACCTGTAAAAAAGTGATTGTCAGTTATTTTTTGTCACTAATCATGGGGCTTGAAGGCTGACAGGCTGCGGAAACAGTAAGAGGTTAACGTCGTGAGGAAGTTTCTCAGTTGATAGTTCTCCGtatgtaaacaaaacaaaaaaacaacaacaacaacagaaacaGATCTATACTTAGAAAAATATGACATATCACCAGATTTAAATATGGGTAGAACACGAGCCATTTTCAGTTGATCAGGAACAATTCATAGACAGATTGAttaataatagggagctttagcaacgacaacggcgacgtcaatCAGAACGTCACAATTctgcatatttagtggccaaagacaatagctttgcacgctctgcacgtgcgtttttcatttttgtctatttcttcgtcgtcgtcagcaaaacaacaacgtgaaatgatcaaatttgaggttttatgaaggacgtcagcatttgaagataagttttcattttctcccctaaataaagcgccgctcataacgttttcatttctgagggactgccatacctttctcacattaaaaaacttgaaatagtcgtgaagtgattacaataatgagaatttatgttttgtgatgacgttctcgttgccgttcccgttgTTGCTGCTAAAGCTCCCAAATATGAGTTGAGGGGCGGCAGATGAAATGAGCACAATCCTTAACTAAGACAATAGAAGCATGGTCATGTCCTGCAGCAGTTCCAGAGCTAACACTGAGACAAATCTCAATGATTTCTTGTTCAGATGCTGTGTCAAAAAATATTGAATTTGTAAAATTCTCTAACAAAAAGGAACGATGAGATTTTGAAGACGGTGGAATATTATTAGCTAAATTAGGGTTAgtgtttgtaaaaaaaactgataaaaaaaatgttctgaGTCGGTTTTGGCCTGGATCATACAGATTTTTGACGCAGTTGATAATCTTAAAGTTGCACCACATATTTTTTTGCACTATGTCTGttgtttaattatttattaaactTCATTTATTAATCGCCACGTGTGTTTGGTATTAGATTTGGCCATGCAGTTCTATTTTTCCCTGCACGATAATACCTTTCTTTAGCAATTCTGATTAAATGATTAAGCTTATTACATAtgtttttttgcttgtttaatTTAAGTGAATTCCAGCCTTGCCTTGGAACTGGGATTccagaaacacttgaaaaagcgtttctgagtgttctattttgaaattttcctgaGCGGACATGCCCCCAGATCCCCCTAGGTAGCTTCGCGCCTTCGGCTCTCCTAAATTGTGACGACGGGTGCTTAACTATCAAAAACCCTGGTGTCCGCTTATGggaggttgaaaaaaaaagttggaatAGAGGGCATATAATACATCACAACAagttttttaaagcttttaattAAGACAACTTGTAATTGTCAAGGTGTAGACAACCCAAAACGACTCTCATTGGTCAAGATAGGTAATTCAAACAACCTCAGAGCTCAGTTTGCTCCAACATGTACATCATTCAAAGACCTTCCTATTTCTATATCAAATTAGGGGAGGGTTTTTAAAGATTTGTCTTAGAAAGtgctggttttgtataagatgctATTTGTTCATTAGGATATGTTTGAGTTGGGTGACTAATTTCCTGAAGAGCGCGGTACGGGAAAGCGGGATAAGCAGAGGAGCAGGATATAGTATGGAATTGCCTTGCAAGTTTaaatttcaaggaaacaaatttCCGTGCGATTGGcttgaaaaaaagtttaaaaaactgaaaactttgATGTactgtaatgaaaaaaaaagccaactgTAATGGAAATGACTATGTTTTGTATAGGACAGTATGCGATTAAACCATTAAAATCGAACCCATTTAATTCTTCAGTAGAAAGTGTCTTGATATTGTTTACTGTCCGCTTAGGGGAGGATATTTTAGACCCTGTGGACCCCGAATAGGTGTccgtgtccgcttacgggaggttaAATATGTAATGTTCTACAGGCGAAATCGTCGGGACCGCGATTTGGTGTCCGCATTAGGGAGGTGTCCGTTAgtggaggttcgactgtacttgAAAGACAAATCTATTGCTGTAAGGCACAATCGAAGGTAGGAAGTGTCTCCCTATTGGCTAGCTGTGTTAATGCAAAATTTGTATGTCGAGTCAGCTAGCGAAAGGCAAGTCGACAACACAGTGGAATTCCAGTGGCTCAATCAGACAGATGATCCATTTGTGAACATTCACGGAGAACTTTCCTCACAAGGAAATTTCACCAAGACTTATCTTGGCGAAGGTTATCGACTACTCCTGTGTGGCCCGGTGAAGACATATGGTCCATCCACGATTCGGGATCCGGAATGCAATTCTCAATTGTTAAAAACATTTTCAGGCAAGGATGCGCGATTTTGAACGCTTGGCGTTTGGGAATGCCAGTCTTGAATAGGTCGAGTAGCCAAAAACGAACCGGGTTTGACTTAATGCCCCGGCAAACGGCTTTAAcattggtttgtttgttattgttttctatttatttgtttaagcaggttgaagttttggcagctattcagctgatgtggacctgctatacccacccacccatatacacacagagaacagccacaacaccgggaacttcatcccctattatagtgtgtgggttctttaacgtcgaatagtgtgtgggttctttaacgtcccacagggaactaataaACACGGAAGCTATTTGTGACACGGGAcctccgagaagacttgaaagtctaaccatttgcggatgtaattacaaaggcagcacttcatcctcagttatttaaagaccctgagtgttggtccggccggagtcgaactcacgacctcccgcatggcagcccggtgctcaacaaagtgagccaccggtgcgcggttggTTTCAAcgtccgttcgattttgttgaacagtgCAACatgtcctctacctctgaaatgacgattatcgacaaaattcctaattttct containing:
- the LOC138039830 gene encoding major facilitator superfamily domain-containing protein 12-like; translated protein: MNALYPRHRSYDLREPQGESRTPFFQRFACGLGHAINDITRQLFFSFRLVFFMKVLGLSPKISGWLILEKQLVHAVASPVCAILVDRIRVPFLSRKLGKRKSWHLCATILEAVFVPLFFGPFYFCQSSDSGQGRMMIYFGILNVILGVAGSLLDISHLSLIPFIAKNQMEAVELSAWRTAVTYLSGISTCVVAWIIFGLDSKRQISKNSSKDFIFGLDSERQISKNSSKDFIFGLDSESQISKNSSKDFIFGLDSESQISENSSEDFMVMTAILVALGVFLAMIFHVGTKEPLGTILQAGNSVVSLSLVCTLI